One part of the Dehalococcoidia bacterium genome encodes these proteins:
- a CDS encoding rhomboid family intramembrane serine protease, with the protein MIPVGDFLRRRSTPYVNWTIIAINFAVFAWMSLTYTTSAQLTDFYYDWGFVSACLAEQFGFDSGVPARQLAGICPQGQRELLQPFTAMFIHADWTNGGWLHIAGNMLFLWIFGDNVEDRVGHGRYLVFYILCGLAAAATQTAFTVDAVEPAIGASGAVAGVQGAYLVMFPTAVIQVVILPFFFYPFFMPAVFLIGVWFLTQLVYGIGELGREVPGAGIAWWAHIGGFLAGAVLVLFFRQPPRRRYAREQFMARLDT; encoded by the coding sequence GTGATCCCTGTTGGCGACTTCCTGCGGCGGCGTTCCACGCCCTACGTCAACTGGACAATCATCGCCATCAACTTCGCCGTGTTCGCCTGGATGAGCCTGACGTACACGACGAGCGCGCAGCTAACCGACTTCTATTACGACTGGGGCTTCGTCTCGGCCTGCCTGGCGGAGCAGTTCGGCTTCGACTCCGGCGTGCCAGCGCGCCAACTCGCCGGCATCTGCCCGCAGGGACAGCGCGAACTGCTGCAGCCGTTCACGGCGATGTTCATCCACGCTGACTGGACGAACGGCGGTTGGTTGCACATCGCCGGCAACATGCTCTTTCTCTGGATCTTTGGTGACAACGTCGAAGACCGAGTCGGTCACGGCCGTTACCTCGTGTTCTACATCCTCTGCGGTCTTGCCGCGGCGGCAACCCAGACTGCCTTCACGGTCGACGCCGTCGAGCCGGCGATCGGCGCCTCGGGAGCGGTGGCGGGGGTGCAGGGGGCCTACCTGGTGATGTTCCCTACGGCCGTCATCCAGGTAGTGATCCTGCCTTTCTTCTTCTATCCGTTCTTCATGCCCGCAGTCTTCCTGATCGGCGTGTGGTTCCTGACACAGCTCGTTTACGGGATAGGGGAATTGGGACGGGAAGTCCCGGGCGCAGGGATAGCGTGGTGGGCGCACATCGGCGGCTTCCTGGCGGGCGCCGTGCTGGTGCTCTTCTTCAGGCAGCCGCCGCGCCGTCGTTACGCCCGGGAGCAGTTCATGGCCCGGCTGGATACCTGA